Proteins co-encoded in one Ralstonia sp. RRA genomic window:
- the hemN gene encoding oxygen-independent coproporphyrinogen III oxidase, giving the protein MFPFAQPAAQDAAANDVAFRWSAPQVRALAQRFDTHGPRYTSYPTADRFHAGFNKADYLDALHRRAAIAPALHAPLSLYMHLPFCANLCYYCGCNKIITKDHSRSARYIRALAQEMALVAGHIGPLRRVTQLHWGGGTPTFLTHDEMRAVMAATRAHFDLMPDAEISVELDPRHADDATLSVLADLGFNRASLGIQDFDPDVQRAVHRIQSVEDTRRVVDSARRLGFESISFDLIYGLPHQRTDTFNATLDRVLEMAPDRLSVYSYAHLPHLFKPQRRIDLLALPTADEKLDLLAMTVERLVDAGYVYIGMDHFARPDDALAIAQREGRLQRNFQGYSTHADCDLLAFGVSAISRVGDVYAQNEKDLDAYYARIDANELPVLRGLSLTPDDHVRRALIGELMCGFELDMRAFGATHGLDFKRTFADELEALAPLEEADLVKVGDERILITPQGRLLVRRIAMVFDAHLRAVGTERAVEAQGKPVAFVPRYSKVV; this is encoded by the coding sequence ATGTTCCCCTTTGCCCAACCGGCTGCCCAGGATGCTGCCGCCAATGACGTCGCCTTCCGCTGGTCTGCACCGCAGGTGCGCGCGCTGGCACAGCGCTTTGACACGCACGGCCCGCGCTACACGTCGTACCCGACGGCGGACCGCTTCCACGCCGGCTTCAACAAGGCTGACTATCTCGACGCACTGCACCGACGCGCCGCGATTGCGCCAGCGCTGCATGCGCCGTTGTCGCTGTACATGCATCTGCCGTTCTGCGCGAACCTCTGCTACTACTGCGGCTGCAACAAGATCATCACCAAGGACCACTCGCGCAGTGCGCGCTACATCCGCGCCCTGGCGCAGGAGATGGCGCTCGTGGCCGGCCACATCGGCCCGCTGCGCCGCGTGACGCAACTGCACTGGGGCGGTGGCACGCCCACCTTCCTCACGCACGATGAGATGCGCGCAGTGATGGCCGCCACGCGTGCGCATTTCGATCTGATGCCCGACGCGGAAATCTCCGTCGAACTCGACCCACGCCATGCCGACGACGCCACGCTGTCCGTGCTGGCCGACCTCGGCTTCAACCGCGCCAGCCTTGGCATTCAAGACTTTGATCCGGACGTGCAGCGCGCCGTCCACCGCATCCAGAGCGTGGAAGACACGCGCCGCGTGGTCGATAGCGCGCGCCGCCTCGGTTTCGAATCGATCAGCTTTGACCTGATCTACGGCCTGCCGCATCAACGGACCGACACCTTCAACGCGACATTGGACCGCGTGCTGGAGATGGCGCCGGATCGGCTCTCCGTCTACAGCTACGCGCACCTGCCGCACCTGTTCAAGCCACAACGCCGCATCGACTTGCTCGCGCTGCCCACCGCCGACGAGAAGCTCGACCTGTTGGCGATGACGGTGGAGCGTCTGGTGGACGCGGGCTATGTCTATATCGGGATGGATCACTTCGCGCGGCCGGATGACGCACTGGCGATTGCGCAGCGCGAAGGGCGCCTGCAGCGCAATTTCCAAGGCTATTCCACGCATGCCGATTGCGACCTGCTGGCCTTTGGCGTGTCCGCCATCAGCCGCGTGGGCGATGTGTACGCGCAAAACGAAAAGGATCTCGACGCGTACTACGCGCGCATCGACGCCAATGAGCTGCCGGTGCTGCGCGGCCTGTCGCTCACGCCGGACGACCACGTGCGGCGTGCGCTGATTGGCGAACTGATGTGCGGGTTCGAGCTGGACATGCGCGCGTTTGGCGCGACGCATGGGTTGGACTTCAAGCGCACCTTTGCCGATGAACTGGAGGCGCTGGCGCCGCTGGAAGAAGCGGACCTGGTGAAGGTGGGCGACGAGCGCATCCTCATCACGCCGCAAGGGCGGCTGCTGGTGCGGCGTATCGCGATGGTGTTCGACGCGCATCTGCGCGCCGTTGGCACCGAGCGCGCGGTCGAGGCGCAGGGCAAGCCCGTCGCCTTCGTTCCGCGCTATTCCAAGGTGGTCTGA
- a CDS encoding ABC transporter substrate-binding protein, with translation MWQTLARRCACAFACATAVVTLTAHAQGNTTFVVGQLVERGGAQADYARDFMAGAKVAFDAANLSGGIKGRRISLIRREVEQSEAVPQAIDMIERDRVEVLFGVSERLLPTLTASPEIARRNVPLLAPLSGATSTSDNVWFIRPDYDHEIIAAHNRLRQFGMRRIALVTTAGFDPQLGTRLRNTLAATPPAKGDAAEALDLYTLTGDPGELAARVAPTKPTAIIVAGDTLAYASVGRALAQHGWYGFLVGLSSVNPQVAREILGTGYSGGMLLAQTVPNPAVGNTKITREHIARMKQFLDEPPSGATLSGYIAATYLIQAMNAVGGKAAGAELRRALQTRADVGGFTLDFTRGNRGSEFVDLNYIQGTGN, from the coding sequence ATGTGGCAGACACTGGCACGCCGCTGCGCGTGCGCATTCGCCTGCGCAACCGCCGTTGTGACGCTGACGGCGCATGCGCAAGGCAATACCACCTTCGTCGTCGGGCAACTGGTGGAACGCGGTGGCGCCCAGGCCGACTACGCACGCGACTTCATGGCCGGCGCCAAGGTCGCGTTTGATGCGGCCAACCTGAGCGGTGGCATCAAGGGCCGGCGCATCAGCCTGATCCGTCGCGAAGTCGAACAGTCCGAAGCGGTGCCGCAAGCCATCGACATGATTGAGCGCGATCGTGTGGAAGTGCTTTTTGGCGTGAGTGAACGCCTGTTGCCCACGCTGACCGCTTCTCCGGAGATCGCGCGGCGCAATGTGCCGCTGTTGGCGCCACTCTCGGGCGCCACGTCCACGTCCGACAACGTCTGGTTCATCCGCCCGGACTACGACCACGAAATCATCGCCGCGCACAACCGCCTGCGCCAGTTCGGCATGCGGCGGATTGCGCTGGTCACCACTGCGGGGTTCGATCCCCAACTCGGTACGCGCCTGCGCAACACGCTGGCAGCCACACCGCCCGCCAAGGGGGATGCTGCCGAGGCACTTGATCTCTACACCCTGACGGGCGATCCGGGCGAACTGGCTGCGCGCGTCGCCCCCACCAAGCCGACCGCCATCATTGTCGCGGGCGATACCCTTGCCTACGCCAGCGTCGGCCGTGCGCTGGCGCAGCACGGGTGGTATGGCTTCCTGGTCGGGCTCTCGTCGGTCAACCCGCAGGTGGCGCGTGAAATTCTCGGCACCGGTTACAGCGGCGGCATGCTGCTCGCGCAGACCGTGCCCAACCCCGCTGTCGGCAATACCAAGATCACGCGCGAACATATCGCACGCATGAAGCAGTTTCTGGATGAGCCACCGTCGGGGGCCACGTTGTCGGGTTATATCGCGGCCACGTATCTGATTCAGGCGATGAATGCAGTGGGTGGCAAAGCGGCCGGGGCTGAGTTGCGGCGCGCGCTGCAAACGCGTGCGGATGTGGGGGGATTTACCTTGGACTTCACTCGGGGGAATCGGGGGAGTGAGTTTGTGGATTTGAACTACATCCAAGGGACGGGGAATTAG
- a CDS encoding UvrD-helicase domain-containing protein: MSSSLAHGLNAAQSEGVHYLDGPCLVLAGAGSGKTRVITQKIAHLILDKGFEPRHIAAVTFTNKAAKEMQERVAKLMDGKTREDGKRIPIKQLTVCTFHSLGVQILRAEAEHVGLKPRFSIMDSDDCFGMIQEQLATTDKQLIRRVQSTISLWKNGLVDPETAIAEALANNNVDDHQAALVYRNYVATLHAYQAVDFDDLIRIPAELFARNEEVRLKWQNRLRYFLVDEYQDTNACQYQLLKLLAGGSHLRAPAFTAVGDDDQAIYGWRGATLDNLKLLQTDFPNLKVIKLEQNYRSTVRILNAANAVIAQNPKLFEKTLWSEHGMGDPINVTSANDEEHEAESVVFKLSAHKFERRAQFRDYAILYRGNFQARLFEQILRRERIPYVLSGGQSFFDKAEIKDLCAYLRLIANADDDPAFIRAITTPKRGVGNATLEVLGAFAGQAKVSLFEAAMMGGIEGQLAPRQLEPLRVFCEFIVRLSDRAAKEPAGTLLDEMMEGIHYEAYLYDTYDERQAQNKWTNVLEFVDWLKRKGTKPEKEGDEEATGFDNADGLMDEGKNLLELTQTIALISMLEGREEDPDAVRLSTLHASKGLEYPHVFLVGVEEGILPHCREDDDLTDEKIEEERRLMYVGITRAQRSLHISWCKKRKRARETVVCEPSRYIAEMKLGDDAGPTPEDSMPAMSPKDRLGALKGLLSAKKPVVS; the protein is encoded by the coding sequence ATGTCTTCCAGTCTCGCCCACGGGCTCAACGCTGCCCAATCCGAAGGTGTGCACTACCTCGACGGCCCGTGTCTGGTGCTGGCCGGGGCGGGCTCCGGCAAGACGCGCGTGATCACGCAGAAGATCGCGCACCTGATCCTCGACAAGGGCTTCGAGCCGCGTCACATCGCTGCCGTCACGTTCACCAACAAGGCGGCCAAGGAAATGCAGGAGCGCGTGGCCAAGTTGATGGATGGCAAGACGCGCGAAGACGGCAAGCGCATTCCCATCAAGCAGTTGACGGTGTGCACGTTCCACTCGCTGGGCGTGCAGATCTTGCGGGCGGAGGCTGAACACGTGGGCCTCAAGCCACGCTTCTCGATCATGGATTCGGACGATTGCTTCGGCATGATCCAGGAGCAGCTGGCGACGACCGACAAGCAACTGATCCGTCGCGTGCAGAGCACGATCTCGCTGTGGAAGAACGGTCTCGTCGATCCGGAAACCGCGATTGCCGAGGCCCTCGCCAACAACAACGTCGACGATCACCAGGCCGCGCTGGTCTACCGCAACTACGTCGCCACACTGCATGCGTATCAGGCGGTGGACTTTGACGACCTGATCCGCATTCCCGCCGAGCTGTTCGCGCGCAATGAAGAGGTGCGCCTGAAGTGGCAGAACCGTCTGCGCTATTTCCTCGTCGATGAATATCAAGACACCAACGCCTGCCAGTACCAGCTTCTGAAGCTGCTGGCGGGTGGCTCGCACCTGCGCGCGCCGGCCTTCACGGCGGTGGGCGACGACGACCAGGCCATCTACGGCTGGCGCGGTGCGACGCTCGACAACCTCAAGCTGCTGCAGACGGATTTTCCGAACCTGAAGGTGATCAAGCTGGAGCAGAACTACCGCTCCACGGTGCGCATCCTGAACGCCGCCAACGCGGTGATCGCGCAGAACCCGAAGCTGTTCGAGAAGACGCTGTGGAGCGAGCACGGCATGGGCGACCCCATCAACGTCACCAGCGCCAATGATGAGGAGCACGAAGCCGAGAGCGTGGTCTTCAAGCTCTCCGCGCACAAGTTCGAGCGCCGCGCGCAGTTTCGGGATTACGCGATCCTGTATCGCGGCAACTTCCAGGCGCGGCTGTTCGAGCAGATCCTGCGGCGCGAGCGCATTCCGTATGTGCTCTCGGGCGGCCAAAGCTTCTTCGACAAGGCCGAGATCAAGGACTTGTGCGCGTATCTGCGACTGATTGCGAATGCGGATGACGACCCCGCGTTCATCCGTGCCATCACCACACCCAAGCGCGGTGTGGGCAATGCGACGTTGGAAGTGCTGGGCGCATTCGCGGGGCAGGCGAAGGTGTCGCTGTTCGAGGCGGCGATGATGGGTGGCATCGAAGGGCAGCTCGCGCCGCGTCAGTTAGAGCCGCTGCGGGTGTTCTGCGAGTTCATCGTGCGCCTGTCAGACCGCGCCGCGAAGGAACCCGCCGGCACGCTGCTCGACGAGATGATGGAAGGCATCCACTACGAGGCCTACCTGTACGACACCTACGACGAGCGCCAGGCCCAGAACAAGTGGACCAACGTGCTGGAGTTTGTGGACTGGCTCAAGCGCAAGGGCACCAAGCCCGAGAAAGAGGGTGACGAAGAGGCCACCGGTTTCGACAATGCCGATGGTTTGATGGACGAAGGCAAGAACTTGCTCGAACTCACGCAGACCATCGCGCTGATCAGCATGCTTGAAGGCCGGGAAGAGGACCCGGATGCGGTGCGCCTCTCCACGCTGCACGCGAGCAAGGGGCTGGAGTATCCGCACGTGTTTCTGGTGGGCGTTGAGGAGGGCATCCTCCCACACTGCCGTGAAGACGACGACCTGACCGACGAGAAAATCGAGGAAGAGCGGCGGCTGATGTATGTGGGCATCACACGCGCGCAACGCAGCCTGCATATCAGCTGGTGCAAGAAGCGCAAGCGCGCACGGGAGACGGTGGTGTGTGAGCCGTCGCGCTACATCGCCGAGATGAAGCTTGGGGATGATGCTGGGCCGACGCCTGAGGATTCGATGCCGGCGATGTCGCCTAAGGATCGGTTGGGGGCACTGAAGGGGTTGTTGTCGGCCAAGAAGCCGGTGGTTTCCTGA
- a CDS encoding ESPR-type extended signal peptide-containing protein, whose product MNKTYRVVLNACTGKWVVASELAKGRKKKSVSLASLAAVALGLAAPSGVAFSQANGSGSLQLCPGSAAGTNIGSAYGYSSSANNMNCNTNGNYAFSLHNSGTNAGTNGVQNSTARISGYQDGHLELVGQGGITLLGGPITFNASANLNNNKITGLANGTAGTDAVNVSQVNAVKTVVDANAAAIASALGTTVGTDGTIATPSFTVGGTAYPSVNGALTNLDGRTNTNTTNITALTNGTAGLVRQANNTATISVGATSAGDTVNIMGTAVGGTARITRRLTGVTAGAVSDTSSDAINGTQLYDVSNSVATALGGGAGVNADGSISAPKYAVNGADFDNVGGAIEALDGRSTTNATAITNLTAQINAGTIGLVQQANSSADITVAKDNAGTTVNFAGRGTGGSVLNRRLTGVADGTNATDAVNLGQLEKATGASKYVAYNAGDQGDNASATGRDALAVGGASIAGGTASTAIGAGAGAVGAGGVAVGNNTSAIGNGSVAIGTGSKTTANNAIAIGANSAVSDTAENSVALGTNSTAERASTVSVGAAGSERQITNVNDGTAATDAVNVRQMNATASAARDAAIVAGNATANELAKQLGGGAGVAEDGTITGPTYNFNDGSEHKTVGDALGNLDKRTADNTTKIGELEGSVGNLDQLAVKYDSTAKDSIALGNAGTPVKLSNVANGNVAATSTEAINGSQLHGTAQSVADALGGKAAVDADGKVTKPTYVLSPDPISGKDTFDNVGDALSSLNNNIVSNAEAIDDLGTKIGEGSIGLVQQDKTSRTITVGKDTDGTEVNFAGKDADGNAIDRKLTHVAAGTDDTDAVNVRQLKDAGLVGDDGKLANAVTYDSDKKDSITLGGLKADGTPAMAPVKLSNVADGVNNNDAVNMGQLKPIQALANSAVQYDAGGTSVTFKGSSPVQLKNVAAGTDDTDAVNLKQLKDAGLVGQGEDGSVTSNAVLYTAADQSAARLAGADGTTLDNVRAGAVLENSMQAVNGSQLYGTYQDMAKALGGNASYTGGVWTGPTYKFSDGKEYNNVGAALGALDTRVGALEGGSGGPAGGGGEGGAGGQANPMFASKGATGASKEAAVASGNNSTAAGANAVASHDNSVALGAGSVTSGANTVSVGSVGNERAITNVADGAITESSKEAVNGGQLFRAQADMQSSVNNLQSQINQVDTKVNRVGAMNAAMSTMIASAAGLQTDNRMAIGTGVYRGQTALAIGYQRKIGNRATVTIGGSTAGGSEYNVGVGAGYGW is encoded by the coding sequence ATGAATAAGACGTATCGCGTTGTTTTGAATGCCTGTACGGGCAAATGGGTCGTGGCATCTGAATTGGCCAAGGGGCGCAAGAAAAAATCCGTCAGCCTGGCGAGCCTGGCTGCCGTTGCCCTGGGGCTGGCGGCACCCAGCGGCGTCGCGTTTTCGCAGGCCAACGGCAGTGGCAGTTTGCAGTTGTGCCCGGGGAGCGCTGCAGGCACCAACATCGGCTCAGCCTACGGTTACAGTTCCTCGGCAAACAACATGAACTGCAATACCAATGGGAATTACGCATTTTCCTTGCATAACAGTGGCACGAATGCAGGAACCAATGGCGTTCAAAACTCGACTGCACGTATCAGCGGCTACCAAGACGGCCACCTGGAACTCGTCGGCCAGGGCGGCATCACGCTGCTCGGCGGGCCGATCACGTTCAACGCGAGCGCCAACCTCAATAACAACAAGATCACGGGCCTGGCCAACGGCACGGCGGGGACCGACGCGGTTAACGTGTCGCAGGTGAACGCAGTCAAGACGGTGGTGGACGCCAACGCCGCGGCCATCGCTTCTGCACTGGGAACAACCGTCGGCACCGACGGCACAATCGCCACCCCCTCGTTTACGGTGGGCGGAACGGCCTACCCCAGCGTCAATGGTGCGCTGACCAACCTGGACGGCCGCACGAACACCAACACCACCAACATTACCGCGCTGACCAATGGCACGGCCGGTCTGGTGCGCCAGGCCAACAACACGGCCACCATCTCGGTGGGCGCCACCAGCGCGGGCGACACGGTCAACATCATGGGCACGGCTGTCGGCGGCACCGCGCGTATCACGCGCCGGTTGACCGGCGTCACGGCGGGCGCAGTATCCGACACCAGCTCGGACGCCATCAACGGCACGCAGCTCTACGACGTCAGCAACTCGGTTGCGACCGCGCTCGGTGGTGGAGCCGGTGTGAACGCCGACGGCTCGATCAGCGCACCCAAGTATGCCGTCAACGGCGCCGACTTTGACAACGTTGGCGGTGCGATCGAGGCACTGGACGGCCGTTCGACGACCAACGCGACTGCCATCACGAACCTGACGGCCCAGATCAACGCGGGCACGATCGGCTTGGTGCAGCAGGCCAACAGCTCGGCGGACATCACGGTGGCCAAGGACAACGCCGGCACAACCGTCAACTTTGCCGGCCGGGGCACCGGCGGGAGTGTGCTCAACCGCAGGCTGACGGGCGTGGCCGATGGCACGAATGCCACGGACGCTGTCAACCTGGGCCAGTTGGAAAAGGCCACGGGTGCCAGCAAGTATGTTGCATACAACGCGGGTGACCAGGGCGACAACGCTTCTGCAACGGGCAGGGATGCGCTGGCAGTCGGTGGCGCCAGCATCGCAGGCGGCACGGCATCCACAGCGATCGGCGCGGGGGCGGGCGCAGTTGGCGCAGGCGGCGTTGCCGTAGGCAATAACACAAGCGCCATTGGCAATGGGTCCGTTGCCATTGGGACCGGCAGCAAGACCACCGCTAACAACGCGATCGCCATCGGTGCAAACAGCGCGGTTTCCGATACGGCAGAAAATTCGGTCGCTTTGGGTACCAACTCGACAGCGGAGCGTGCCTCCACGGTATCGGTGGGCGCAGCGGGCAGTGAGCGTCAGATCACCAATGTGAACGACGGCACGGCAGCGACCGATGCCGTCAACGTACGTCAGATGAATGCCACGGCGAGTGCCGCACGCGATGCCGCCATCGTTGCGGGCAACGCCACGGCAAACGAGCTCGCCAAACAACTGGGCGGTGGCGCTGGCGTTGCCGAAGATGGCACGATCACAGGCCCGACGTACAACTTCAATGACGGCAGCGAGCACAAGACGGTGGGCGATGCGCTCGGCAACCTGGACAAACGCACGGCTGACAACACCACCAAGATCGGTGAACTCGAAGGATCGGTAGGCAATCTTGACCAGTTGGCCGTCAAGTACGACAGCACCGCGAAGGACAGCATCGCGCTCGGCAATGCCGGTACGCCGGTCAAGCTCTCGAATGTCGCCAACGGCAACGTCGCGGCGACGAGCACCGAGGCCATCAACGGTAGCCAACTGCACGGCACGGCACAGTCGGTGGCCGACGCACTGGGCGGCAAGGCGGCGGTCGACGCAGACGGCAAGGTCACCAAGCCGACCTACGTTCTAAGCCCCGATCCGATCTCTGGCAAAGACACGTTTGACAACGTGGGCGATGCGCTGAGCAGTCTGAACAACAACATCGTCAGCAATGCCGAGGCCATCGACGACCTGGGTACGAAGATCGGCGAAGGCTCGATCGGCCTGGTTCAGCAAGACAAAACTAGCCGCACGATCACGGTGGGCAAAGATACTGACGGCACCGAAGTCAACTTTGCCGGCAAGGATGCGGACGGCAACGCCATTGACCGCAAGCTGACCCACGTGGCGGCTGGGACGGATGACACCGACGCCGTGAACGTACGACAGCTCAAGGACGCGGGTCTGGTGGGTGACGACGGCAAGCTGGCCAACGCCGTGACTTACGACAGCGACAAGAAAGACAGCATCACCCTGGGCGGCTTGAAAGCCGATGGCACGCCTGCCATGGCCCCGGTCAAGCTGTCGAACGTCGCGGATGGCGTGAACAACAACGACGCCGTCAACATGGGGCAACTCAAGCCCATCCAGGCGCTGGCCAATAGCGCCGTGCAATACGACGCCGGTGGTACGAGCGTGACGTTCAAGGGTTCGTCGCCTGTGCAACTCAAGAACGTCGCCGCAGGTACCGACGATACTGACGCCGTCAACCTGAAGCAGCTCAAGGATGCCGGTCTGGTGGGCCAAGGTGAGGACGGCTCGGTCACCAGCAATGCGGTGCTGTATACAGCGGCAGACCAGTCCGCCGCTCGCCTAGCAGGCGCCGATGGCACCACGCTCGACAATGTGAGGGCCGGCGCAGTGCTTGAAAACAGCATGCAGGCCGTCAATGGCAGCCAGCTGTATGGAACGTACCAGGACATGGCCAAGGCGCTGGGCGGCAACGCTTCGTACACTGGTGGCGTATGGACTGGGCCGACCTACAAGTTCTCGGATGGCAAGGAGTACAACAACGTGGGCGCTGCGCTCGGCGCACTGGACACCCGTGTTGGCGCGCTGGAAGGCGGTAGCGGCGGCCCGGCCGGTGGTGGTGGAGAAGGCGGGGCAGGCGGCCAGGCCAACCCCATGTTCGCTAGCAAGGGCGCAACTGGAGCCAGCAAGGAAGCGGCCGTGGCAAGCGGTAACAACTCCACAGCCGCTGGTGCCAACGCGGTTGCGTCGCACGACAATAGCGTCGCGCTTGGGGCGGGTTCGGTCACGAGTGGTGCCAATACCGTATCGGTTGGTTCTGTGGGTAACGAACGGGCGATCACCAATGTTGCCGACGGCGCCATCACCGAGAGCAGCAAGGAAGCCGTCAACGGTGGCCAGCTGTTCCGTGCGCAGGCTGACATGCAAAGCAGCGTGAACAACCTGCAAAGTCAAATCAACCAAGTCGACACCAAGGTCAACCGCGTCGGCGCAATGAACGCGGCCATGTCGACCATGATTGCCAGCGCGGCCGGTCTACAGACCGACAACCGCATGGCGATCGGCACGGGTGTCTACCGAGGCCAGACGGCGCTGGCGATCGGCTATCAGCGCAAGATCGGTAACCGTGCGACGGTCACGATCGGCGGCTCCACTGCCGGCGGCAGCGAGTACAACGTTGGCGTGGGCGCAGGCTACGGTTGGTAA
- the gcvT gene encoding glycine cleavage system aminomethyltransferase GcvT, whose amino-acid sequence MTLQHTPLNAIHRSLGARMVDFGGWDMPVNYGSQIEEHHAVRQDAGIFDVSHMCVVDLTGARVRDFLRGLLANNVDKLQTPGKALYSCMLNPKGGVIDDLIVYFFREDWFRLVVNAGTAPTDLEWIVAQNAAAGTDVTITPRRSDNNAGAEPLGILAVQGPNARAKTYAALPGTQAVGEALKPFNAGFVTVDGVGEIMVARTGYTGEDGFELVVPAAQIAGVWERLLQAGVRPAGLGARDTLRLEAGMNLYGQDMDEHVSPLDAGLAWTVDLQSERDFTGKAALQAGGQHEQFVGLILRDKGGVLRAHQKVITPAGDGEITSGTFSPSLSLSIALARLPKDVAIGTDVQVEIRDRKLTATVVKLPFVRNGKALVS is encoded by the coding sequence ATGACGCTCCAACACACGCCGCTCAACGCCATCCACCGCTCGCTGGGCGCCCGCATGGTCGACTTTGGCGGCTGGGACATGCCCGTCAACTACGGCTCCCAGATCGAAGAACACCACGCCGTGCGCCAAGACGCCGGCATCTTCGACGTCTCGCACATGTGCGTGGTCGACCTCACCGGCGCGCGCGTGCGCGATTTCCTGCGTGGGCTGCTCGCCAACAACGTCGACAAGCTGCAAACCCCGGGCAAGGCGCTCTACAGCTGCATGCTCAACCCCAAGGGCGGCGTGATCGACGACCTGATCGTCTATTTCTTCCGCGAAGACTGGTTCCGCCTGGTGGTCAACGCCGGTACCGCGCCGACCGACCTCGAATGGATCGTCGCGCAGAACGCCGCTGCCGGCACCGACGTGACCATCACGCCGCGCCGCTCCGACAACAACGCTGGAGCGGAGCCGCTGGGCATCTTGGCTGTGCAGGGCCCGAACGCCCGCGCCAAGACCTACGCCGCGCTGCCCGGCACGCAGGCCGTGGGCGAAGCGCTCAAGCCGTTCAACGCCGGCTTCGTCACTGTGGATGGCGTGGGCGAGATCATGGTCGCGCGCACCGGCTACACCGGTGAAGACGGTTTCGAACTGGTCGTGCCCGCCGCGCAGATCGCCGGCGTGTGGGAGCGCCTGCTGCAAGCCGGCGTCCGCCCGGCCGGTCTGGGTGCACGCGACACGCTGCGCCTGGAGGCCGGCATGAACCTCTACGGCCAGGACATGGACGAGCACGTCTCGCCGCTCGACGCGGGTCTGGCCTGGACGGTCGACCTGCAAAGCGAACGCGACTTCACCGGCAAGGCTGCGCTGCAAGCCGGCGGCCAGCACGAGCAGTTCGTCGGCCTGATCCTGCGTGACAAGGGCGGCGTGCTGCGCGCCCACCAGAAGGTCATCACCCCCGCCGGCGACGGCGAGATCACCAGCGGCACGTTCAGCCCGAGCCTGTCGCTGTCCATCGCGCTGGCGCGCCTGCCCAAGGACGTGGCCATCGGCACCGACGTGCAGGTCGAGATCCGCGACCGCAAGCTGACCGCGACTGTGGTTAAACTGCCGTTCGTGCGCAATGGCAAGGCGCTGGTTAGCTGA
- the gcvH gene encoding glycine cleavage system protein GcvH, which translates to MSNIPADLKYTEHDEWIRVEADGTLTIGITDFAQDALGDIVFLELPDAGRTVAKDEAIAVVESVKAASDIYAPVSGEIIANNADASGAPESVNADAYAAWLFKIKPTNADDVNALLSAEQYTAKIG; encoded by the coding sequence ATGAGCAACATCCCCGCCGATCTGAAGTACACCGAACACGACGAGTGGATCCGCGTTGAAGCCGACGGCACGCTGACCATCGGCATCACCGACTTCGCGCAAGACGCGCTGGGCGACATCGTGTTCCTCGAGCTGCCGGACGCTGGCCGCACCGTCGCCAAGGACGAAGCGATTGCCGTGGTGGAATCAGTCAAGGCTGCGTCCGACATCTACGCCCCGGTGTCGGGCGAGATCATCGCCAACAACGCTGACGCTTCGGGCGCGCCCGAGTCGGTCAACGCCGATGCCTACGCCGCGTGGCTCTTCAAGATCAAGCCGACCAACGCCGACGACGTGAACGCCCTGCTGTCGGCCGAGCAGTACACCGCCAAGATCGGCTAA